DNA from Prevotella melaninogenica:
AAATATATGACCGAAGAAGGACTTTATGGTGATTATATTCTTCAGAACTATAGTGAAGAAGAAATCAACGAGGCTGCTACTTTCATTGATCCTGAACGTAATAAACTCCTTAATTATTCAGGTCTTGATCTACTTCTAAAGCGTTATGTTATAAAGAATTACACTGGTAAAGTGATTGAACGTGTACAGGAAATGTTCCTTGGAATCGCACTTCATCTTGCTATGCCAGAGAAAGAAGACCGTCTTACATGGGTACGTCGCATCTATGACTTACTCAGTAAGTTGGAAGTAACGATGGCAACCCCTACCCTCTCTAATTCTCGTAAGTCAAGTCATCAGCTTTCAAGTTGCTTCATTGACACCGTACCAGATAGTTTGGATGGTATCTATCGTAGCTTGGACAACTTCTCACAGGTGAGCAAGTTTGGCGGTGGTATGGGTATGTACTTCGGTAAGGTACGTGCTACAGGTGGTAATATCCGTGGTTTTAAGGGCGTAGCAGGTGGTGTTATCCGTTGGATGAGACTTGTTAATGACACTGCTGTAGCTGTTGATCAGTTAGGTATGCGCCAAGGTGCTGTAGCCGTTTACTTAGATGTATGGCACAAAGACCTACCAGAATTCTTGCAACTTCGTACCAACAACGGTGACGATCGTATGAAGGCACACGACATCTTCCCAGCAATTTGCTATCCAGACTTATTCTGGAAGATGGCAGAAGAAGACCTGAATCAGAACTGGTCGCTCTTCTGTCCTAACGAGATTATGCGTATCAAGGGTTACTGTCTTGAGGATTGTTATGGCGAAGAGTGGGAACGTAAGTACCTTGATTGTGTGAATGATCAGCGTCTTTCACGTCGTGTTATTAGCATTAAGGATATTGTTAGATTGGTTCTTCGTTCTGCTGTTGAGACCGGAACACCATTTACATTCAACCGTGACACAGTAAACAGAGCTAATCCTAACGCTCATAAGGGAATGATTTACTGCTCTAATCTCTGTACTGAGATTGCTCAGAACATGGCTCCAATTGAGACAGTATCTAAGGAAGTAGAGACAAAGGATGGTGATACTGTTGTTGTTACAACTACTCGTCCAGGTGAGTTTGTAGTATGTAACTTGGCAAGTTTGTCACTTGGTAGACTTCCATTGGAGGATGAGGAAAAGATGAAAGAAAAGGTGGCAACCGTTGTTCGTGCACTCGACAACGTTATCAACCTTAACTTCTATCCTGTTCCTTATGCACAGCTTACCAACCAGCGTTATCGTTCAATTGGCTTGGGTATTAGTGGTTATCACCATGCTCTTGCTAAACGTCGCATCAAGTGGGAGAGTGAGGAGCATCTGCAGTTTATGGATAAGGTGTTCGAGACTATCAACCGAGCAGCTATTCTTGCCAGCTCAAACCTTGCTAAGGAGAAAGGAAGCTATCAGTTCTTTGAAGGAAGTGACTGGCAAACGGGTGCTTACTTTGATAAGCGTGGTTATGATAGTGCTGAATGGCAGGATGTTCGTAAGACAGTTGCCTTGCAGGGTATGCGCAATGCTTATCTTCTTGCAGTCGCACCAACCAGCAGTACAAGTATTATTGCAGGTACAACAGCCGGCTTAGACCCAATTATGAAGCGTTTCTTCTTAGAAGAGAAGAAAGGAAGTATGCTTCCACGTGTTGCTCCTGAGCTTTCAGATGAGACCTACTGGATGTATAAGAGTGCTTATCTTATCAACCAAAAATGGAGTGTTCGTGCTTCTGGTGTACGTCAGCGTCATATCGACCAGGCACAGAGTATGAACCTCTATATCACCAATGACTTCACAATGCGCCAGATTCTCGACCTTTACTTACTTGCTTGGAAAGAGGGTGTTAAGACTATCTACTATGTGCGTAGTAAGTCATTAGAGGTGGAAGAGTGTGAGAGCTGCTCATCATAATAATTCAGAATTCACAATTCATAATTCAGAATTATGATTACCTCTCTTGCTAAATATTAGAAGAATGATAGAGTAAATAAATAAGAAATAATGGACAATCAATTAAAACGTAATACCTTATTCAATCCTTCAGGCGATATAGAATTGCGCTTGAGACGAATGATTGGTGGCAATACTACTAATTTGAATGACTTCAATAATATGAAGTATTCATGGGTAAGTGACTGGTACAGACAGGCAATGAATAACTTTTGGATTCCAGAAGAAATCAATCTTTCACAAGACTTTAAGGACTATCCACGTCTTGAAAAGGCTGAACGTACAGCCTATGATAAAATTCTGAGCTTCCTTGTTTTCCTTGATTCGCTTCAGAGCAATAACCTCCCAACCCTTAGTGAGTATATCACTGCAAACGAGGTAAACCTATGTCTGCATATTCAGGCATTCCAAGAGTGTATCCATAGTCAGAGTTATAGCTACATGCTCGACACTATCTGTAGTCCTGAAGAGCGTAACGACATTCTTTATCAGTGGAAGACCGATGAGCACCTCTTGAACCGTAATAAGTTTATTGGCGACTGTTACAATGAGTTCCATGAGAAAAGAGATAAGTTCAGCTTGATGAAAACACTCATTGCTAACTTCATCCTTGAAGGTATTTACTTCTATAGCGGATTTATGTTCTTCTATAATCTCAGCCGAAATGGTAAGATGTCGGGTTCTGCACAGGAGATTCGCTATATCAACCGAGATGAGAATACGCATCTATGGTTGTTCCGTAGCATTATTCTTGAGCTGA
Protein-coding regions in this window:
- a CDS encoding ribonucleoside-diphosphate reductase subunit alpha, which gives rise to MNITKRNGEVEVYNNEKISIAIKKSFISTGKDISDSEIAGMVSEVEQFIKENPELRTVEDIQNRVEKCLMAHGHYDEAKNYILFRYQRNEQRQAINYIVWTADDRELADVLHSVAREYRERSYSMVTLQEKFSSFTKPGMSQKDSIDALIKAAVELTTPEAPAWEMISARILSYRSEKKITRLEEELGLKTFYRKVKYMTEEGLYGDYILQNYSEEEINEAATFIDPERNKLLNYSGLDLLLKRYVIKNYTGKVIERVQEMFLGIALHLAMPEKEDRLTWVRRIYDLLSKLEVTMATPTLSNSRKSSHQLSSCFIDTVPDSLDGIYRSLDNFSQVSKFGGGMGMYFGKVRATGGNIRGFKGVAGGVIRWMRLVNDTAVAVDQLGMRQGAVAVYLDVWHKDLPEFLQLRTNNGDDRMKAHDIFPAICYPDLFWKMAEEDLNQNWSLFCPNEIMRIKGYCLEDCYGEEWERKYLDCVNDQRLSRRVISIKDIVRLVLRSAVETGTPFTFNRDTVNRANPNAHKGMIYCSNLCTEIAQNMAPIETVSKEVETKDGDTVVVTTTRPGEFVVCNLASLSLGRLPLEDEEKMKEKVATVVRALDNVINLNFYPVPYAQLTNQRYRSIGLGISGYHHALAKRRIKWESEEHLQFMDKVFETINRAAILASSNLAKEKGSYQFFEGSDWQTGAYFDKRGYDSAEWQDVRKTVALQGMRNAYLLAVAPTSSTSIIAGTTAGLDPIMKRFFLEEKKGSMLPRVAPELSDETYWMYKSAYLINQKWSVRASGVRQRHIDQAQSMNLYITNDFTMRQILDLYLLAWKEGVKTIYYVRSKSLEVEECESCSS
- a CDS encoding ribonucleotide-diphosphate reductase subunit beta is translated as MDNQLKRNTLFNPSGDIELRLRRMIGGNTTNLNDFNNMKYSWVSDWYRQAMNNFWIPEEINLSQDFKDYPRLEKAERTAYDKILSFLVFLDSLQSNNLPTLSEYITANEVNLCLHIQAFQECIHSQSYSYMLDTICSPEERNDILYQWKTDEHLLNRNKFIGDCYNEFHEKRDKFSLMKTLIANFILEGIYFYSGFMFFYNLSRNGKMSGSAQEIRYINRDENTHLWLFRSIILELKKEEPDMFTPEKIKVYEDMMREGVRQEIAWGQYVIGNDVQGLNAQMVSDYIRYLGNLRWSGLGFGFLYDDNQKEPENMKWVGQYSNANMVKTDFFEAKSTAYAKSTALIDDL